A genomic stretch from Arachis stenosperma cultivar V10309 chromosome 3, arast.V10309.gnm1.PFL2, whole genome shotgun sequence includes:
- the LOC130970467 gene encoding uncharacterized protein LOC130970467, protein MGNCLRTSNISAQVHDENNYEAAKVVVEHVKTPPSSSSSKLEEEKEAQPSMKVKKVRFKTQDDIIDNEGDNDDNSRNGVVRIRVVMTQEELKKMLRNNNNNNDQNNNTTLEELLSVVKLRGGRVFKVSDDDDDEDGDMNPWRPSLESIPEDIAT, encoded by the coding sequence ATGGGGAATTGCTTGAGAACAAGCAACATTTCAGCACAAGTTCATGATGAGAATAACTATGAAGCAGCCAAAGTTGTAGTTGAGCATGTAAAGACACCaccatcttcatcatcatcaaagttagaagaagaaaaagaagcacaACCAAGCATGAAGGTCAAGAAGGTAAGGTTCAAAACACAGgatgatattattgataatGAAGGTGATAATGATGATAATTCTAGAAATGGGGTTGTGAGGATTAGAGTTGTGATGACTcaagaagagttgaagaagatgttgagaaacaacaacaacaacaatgatcAGAACAATAATACGACATTGGAAGAATTACTAAGTGTTGTGAAGTTGAGAGGAGGAAGAGTTTTTAAGGttagtgatgatgatgatgatgaagatggaGACATGAATCCTTGGAGGCCATCTTTAGAAAGCATTCCAGAGGACATAGCTACTTAG
- the LOC130968185 gene encoding uncharacterized protein LOC130968185, producing MSSSLLRSSRAKLFSSFNSSLSRTFYPTASPPPQIGALPPLFHRTNSHSPANEKPSNGNLIGPSKPSARDFGDLYRVPAIGNRVNNLGNGSTTKVNLLDTIALARAGYGIGAVKGPMQLMTGPGVADGRLVNHFRVKSTVASSNNETKAYGLRPLSPHLPVYEPQLSSTLSIFNRITGVILSAVILLFYMIYMKMGLISLTFGSFYDFLFYSSKLNLLVLEISGLALTYHTYMGIRHLLHRL from the exons ATGTCTTCTTCACTCCTCAGATCCAGCAGGGCCAAGCTCTTCTCTTCCTTCAACTCTTCTCTTTCTAGAACCTTCTATCCCACCGCCTCTCCTCCTCCTCAGATCGGAGCCCTCCCTCCACTCTTCCACCGCACCAACTCTCACTCCCCCG CGAATGAAAAACCTTCCAACGGAAACTTGATTGGTCCCTCAAAACCCAGTGCTCGCGATTTCGGAGATCTCTATAGGGTTCCTGCTATCGGAAACCGAGTTAACAATCTTGGAAATGGTTCTACTACGAAGGTCAATCTTTTG GACACCATTGCACTGGCTAGAGCTGGATATGGTATTGGTGCTGTCAAGGGTCCAATGCAATTGATGACC GGACCCGGAGTTGCAGATGGTCGATTGGTTAATCATTTCCGTGTTAAGAGTACTGTTGCGAGTTCCAACAATGAGACAAAGGCTTATGGTCTTCGACCGTTATCTCCTCATCTTCCTGTTTATGAGCCACAGCTATCTTCCACACTTTCAATATTCAACAGAATCACTGGAGTCATCTTATCTGCTGTCATCTTGTTGTTTTACATGATATATATGAAAATGGGCTTGATCAGTCTCACCTTTGGTTCTTTCTATGATTTCCTGTTTTACTCATCAAAACTCAACCTGCTTGTTCTTGAGATTTCTGGCTTAGCCCTTACCTATCACACATATATGGGCATTCGTCATTTGCTCCACCGACTATGA
- the LOC130965510 gene encoding uncharacterized protein LOC130965510, which produces MTRVNVRGENSTGGNTGGQGAARPNDQGGGGGNPGVDPNNAGVGSFCISELPSEMEEIVFEYESEELHTPISSDDEGSSRRFPEFDDDYAHGEGRFELGTRFATVERFKEVVKDSFISEGRELKWIKNDKERVRVGCKDEECPFLVHLSYNKTLQCYQVKTYVQEHTCARDLGSNAADQHWLSKKIEKRMATQPHMNTKEATDFLREEFSLCSHPKMVYRAVVEVREKIMGNERDQYKRSRDYCEQILISNPGSTARLELMPVPESPPVFDKLYICLDACKKGFKDGCRPLLHLDGCFLKTYYMGWLLAAVGQDANNQFYVVAYGVVRGETKDA; this is translated from the coding sequence ATGACCAGGGTGAATGTTAGGGGAGAAAATAGTACAGGGGGTAATACTGGTGGTCAAGGGGCTGCTCGGCCGAATGATCAAGGAGGAGGTGGTGGTAATCCTGGTGTGGACCCGAACAATGCAGGTGTAGGGAGTTTCTGCATTAGTGAGTTGCCATCAGAAATGGAAGAAATCGTATTTGAGTATGAATCCGAGGAGTTGCATACACCCATTTCATCTGATGATGAAGGTAGCAGCAGGAGATTTCCTGAATTCGATGATGACTATGCTCACGGTGAGGGGAGATTTGAGTTGGGAACCAGATTTGCTACTGTTGAAAGGTTTAAGGAGGTGGTGAAGGATTCCTTCATTTCTGAAGGGAGGGAGCTGAAGTGGATAAAGAACGACAAGGAGAGGGTAAGGGTGGGTTGCAAGGATGAGGAGTGTCCATTCCTGGTTCATTTGTCCTATAACAAAACATTGCAGTGTTATCAAGTAAAGACATATGTGCAAGAACATACTTGTGCAAGGGATTTAGGGAGCAATGCAGCTGACCAGCATTGGCTTAGCAAGAAGATTGAAAAGAGGATGGCAACCCAACCCCACATGAACACGAAGGAGGCAACTGACTTCCTAAGAGAGGAGTTTTCATTATGTTCCCACCCTAAGATGGTGTACAGAGCAGTAGTGGAGGTTAGGGAGAAGATCATGGGCAATGAGAGGGACCAATACAAACGAAGCAGAGACTACTGTGAGCAGATTCTGATAAGCAATCCAGGTTCGACGGCCAGGTTGGAGCTTATGCCAGTTCCAGAATCACCTCCCGTATTTGATAAGCTATACATATGCTTGGATGCTTGTAAGAAAGGGTTCAAGGATGGGTGCAGACCTTTGTTGCACCTAGATGGTTGTTTTTTGAAAACCTACTACATGGGTTGGCTTCTAGCAGCAGTTGGCCAAGATGCCAACAATCAGTTCTACGTTGTTGCATATGGAGTTGTTAGGGGTGAGACCAAAGATGCTTAG